TTTCATCGTCGTGGTGTGGACGGCGCTGTGGTTGGTCGTCGGCGCGGCCGTGCACGACGCGATCGCCACCATCGCCGAGGCCGGTAGGCAGGTCGAGAGCGGCGCGCACGGCATCGCGGGCAACCTGGAATCGGCGGGTCACGGCGCGCAGCACATCCCGCTCCTCGGGGACGCGGTGAGCAAGCCGCTCACCTCGGCGAGCCAGAGCGCCCTGGACATCGCGGGCGCCGGGCACAGCCTCGATACGACCGCGAGCTGGCTGGCGGTACTGCTCGCCATGGCGGTCGCCTCGCCGCCCATCCTCGTGGTCACCGCCCCGTGGCTTTTCCTGCGGCTGCGGTTTTTTCGGCGCAAATGGACGGTGTCCGCCCTGGCCGCCACCGCGGCCGGCGAGCAGCTGCTGGCGCTGCGCGCACTGACGAACCGGTCGCCGCGCAAGCTGACTGCCGCCATTGCGGACCCGGTCGGCGGGTGGCGCCGTGACGATCCCCTCACCATCCGCGCGCTCGCCCTGCTGGAGCTGCGCGCCGCCGGGATCAGGCTGCGCGCCGGGTAGGCGGCCGACGCCGCGCCGCGGGAACCTCAGCCTTCGCGGGCGAGCCGGTCGGCTCGCCAACACCACGCACGCATCGGCACGTCGATCGCGTCGGCGCCGGGGAAGCGCGCCGCCAGGGTGGCGCGCGCGTGGGCCAGCCCCTCCGCGCGGTCGGCTTCCGAAGCGACGATCGCCCTGCTGTAGGTCCCGAGCATCGCGACGACGTCGTCGGCGCTCATGGTGCGCACGAATCGGAACATCTCGCGTGCGACGTTGTCGAAGATCCGCGGTTCCGGAAGGTCGAAATGCAGGCGCTGCCGGAAACGCTCGGCCGAGCCCGCCTCGCAAGGTTCCTGGCCGGGCAGGCGCTCGAGGTCACGGACCCAGTCCACATCGCGGTCCCGGCTGGTCCAGATCAGGCCGAACCGGCCCCCGTCGCGCAGCACCCGGCCGATCTCCGGGACCGCGCGGTCCGCGTCCATCCAGTGCCACGCCGACGAGACGAACACGGCGTCGGCCGAGGCGTCGGGCAGCGGGATGGATTCGCCGCGACCCTCAACGACACGCACGCCGTTGGTGCGGTCGGTGAGCACCTTGCGCATCCGTGCGTCGGGCTCGACCGCGACCACCCGGGCGACCCGGCTCACCAGCCTGCGGGTGAACAGCCCGGTGCCCGCACCCACGTCGACGGCCACCTCACAACCGTCAGGAATCAGCCAGTCCACCGCCTCCCGCGGGGCCTCCGGCCGCAGTTCGTCGTAGTCCTCGGCGACCGACCCGAAGGACATTGCGCGTTCTTGGCGATCCGTCACACCGCCAAAGGTAGTCCCGCCCGGGCGCGGCGGCGGCTCGACATGGGCGAGCCGGGGGGTCACGCTTCCTCGCGCAGTTCCACGACGAGGTGCCGGATGCCGGTGTGCCGGTTGCTGCGCGTCCACTCGACGGGCCGCACCACCCGCACGGCGGAAAACCGCGACAGCAGTTCCTCGAACAACACCCGCAGCTCCAGGCGGGCCAGGTTGGCGCCCAGGCAGTAGTGCACGCCCTGACCAAACCCCAGGTGCGGGTTGGGCTTTCGGGCGACATCGAACTCGTCGGGCCGGTCGAACGCGTGGGCGTCGCGGTTCGCCGAGCCCTCCCAGATCTGCACCTTCTGGCCGGCTTCGATGCGCTGCCCACCGAGCGTGACGTCACGGGTGGCGGTGCGTCGCTTCGACGGCGAGGGCGACGTCCACCGCACCATCTCCTCGACGGCCGTGGGCAGCGCCCCGAGATCCGCACGCAGCGTCCGCATCTGCCGCGGGTGCTCGGCCAGGGCGAGCAGCCCGCCCGCGACCGCGTTGCGCGTCGTCTCCGCGCCCGCGCTGAACAGCAGGCTGAAGAACAGGTACAACTCGAGGTCGGACAGCGCCGGCCCATCCGCCGCATCGACATCGGCGTTCGCCACGACGGACAGCATGTCGTCGGTCGGCTTCTCCCGCTTGGACGCGATGAGTTCCTGACCGTAGGCGTACATCCGCGACCCGGCCTCAGCGGTTTTTTCCGAGACCGACAACTGCGACAGGGAGGCCTTGCGCGAGCCGCCGAAGTCGAACTGCGGCTCGATGGCCTCGAACAGCCAATGCCGTTCGGACTCCGGCACTCCCAGCAGGATGCAGATCATCTGCATCGGCAGCTCGGCGGCGATGTCGACCAGAAAGTCGAACGGCTCACCCGGGGCCACCGCGTC
This genomic window from Mycobacterium saskatchewanense contains:
- a CDS encoding class I SAM-dependent methyltransferase, with protein sequence MTDRQERAMSFGSVAEDYDELRPEAPREAVDWLIPDGCEVAVDVGAGTGLFTRRLVSRVARVVAVEPDARMRKVLTDRTNGVRVVEGRGESIPLPDASADAVFVSSAWHWMDADRAVPEIGRVLRDGGRFGLIWTSRDRDVDWVRDLERLPGQEPCEAGSAERFRQRLHFDLPEPRIFDNVAREMFRFVRTMSADDVVAMLGTYSRAIVASEADRAEGLAHARATLAARFPGADAIDVPMRAWCWRADRLAREG
- a CDS encoding cytochrome P450 produces the protein MTLAGALSGIDFTDLDNFANGFPHDLFAVHRREAPVYWHEATDNTPDGEGFWSVAAYAETLAVLKDPATFSSVTGGRRPFGGTLLQDLAIAGQVLNMMDDPRHSQIRRLVSSGLTPRMIRRVEDDLRARARRLLDAVAPGEPFDFLVDIAAELPMQMICILLGVPESERHWLFEAIEPQFDFGGSRKASLSQLSVSEKTAEAGSRMYAYGQELIASKREKPTDDMLSVVANADVDAADGPALSDLELYLFFSLLFSAGAETTRNAVAGGLLALAEHPRQMRTLRADLGALPTAVEEMVRWTSPSPSKRRTATRDVTLGGQRIEAGQKVQIWEGSANRDAHAFDRPDEFDVARKPNPHLGFGQGVHYCLGANLARLELRVLFEELLSRFSAVRVVRPVEWTRSNRHTGIRHLVVELREEA